The window TGACTGACCTCGAGGCACCTTTCAGCCCGGAGGAGATTTGGGACGCCGTCAAGCGCCTCCCGGCCCGCAAAGCGCCGGGGCCGGACGGATTTACCGCGGAATTTTTGCGGGCCTGCTGGAGCATCATCAAGCAAGACTTCTTCGACGTCTTCCAGCAGCTCTTTGAGCTGCGCGGTCGTGGACTCAGCAAGCTCAACCAGGCCCTCTTGACATTACTCCCAAAGCGAGCAGACGCGTGCCAACTCCGTGACTACCGGACAATATGCCTCATTCACCTTGTGGCGAAGATCTTCGCGAAGGTGCTATCGCTCCGCCTAGCGCCCAGATTGGGAGACATGGTTAGCCGCAACCAGAACGCTTTCATCCCGGGACGGAGCCTGCACGACAACTTTGTCCTCGTCAAGCAATCGATGAAGCTGCTGCACCAACTTGGGGCTCCGAGAGTGATGCTCAAGCTAGACCTAACGCGCGCCTTCGACTCCCTATCCTGGCCCTTCCTTTTCGAGGCTCTTGGCCAATACGGATTCGGACCTCGCTTCAGGGAGTGGCTCGCGATCTTGCTTTCATCTTCGAGCACTCGGATCATGATCAATGGTGAGCCGGGACCGCCAGTTTGGCATCGCTGCGGGCTGCGCCAGGGCGACCCCGTATCCCCGCAGCTCTTCGTGCTCGCCGTGGACGTCCTTGGGCGCCTGATCAGCCGCGCCCACGACGCCGGCATCTTGCAGCGGCTGCACCCCCGACGAGACATTCCGGCCATATCCCTGTACGCCGATGACGTGATGCTATTCTGCCACGCCACGCACGGCGACGTGGAGGCCGTCTGCGCTATCCTGGCCCTATTCAGCGAAGCAAGCGGCCTCCGCGTGAACTATGCCAAAAGCTCCGCCACTACCCTCAATGGCGACCCCGAGGCGGATGCAACAATTGATCAGGTGGGATGCGCGAAAGCGGGGCTGCCCATTACTTATCTTGGCATCCTGCTCACGCTACGCCGCCCCTCAGCTGCCCAACTACAACCCCTCGTTGACTCGGTGGCTGCTCGGCTCCCCACATGGAAAGCATGGCTCATGAACAAAACCGGGCGGCTGGCTTTGGTCAAATCGGTGCTTGCTGCGATTCCGATACATCAACTGCTCGCGTTTGCGCCGCCCAAGAAGACCTTGAGACAGCTCGAAAAGATCCAGCGCGGCTTTTTGTGGGCTGGGCGCGCTGTTGCTAATGGCGGACACTGCCACGTCAACTGGCGACGTGTGTGCCGTCCGCTCGAGTACGGCGGGCTCGGGGTCCAGGACCTGGAGCATGCTGGCCTCGCGCTGCGCCTGCGCTGGATGTGGTTCTCCCACACGGACGACGGCCGCGCGAACACGGACGACGGCCGCGCATGGCGAGGCCTCGACCTCCAGTTTTCCCGCGAGGAGCGCGCGTTGTTCTTCGCATCGACGACCATGGAGCTTGGCGATGGACTGACGGCACTGTTTTGGGATGACCGATGGCTCAACGGTCAGTCCGTGCGTGAACTCGCACCGGCACTCTACCAATGCATTCCCAAACGGCGATGCAAGTCAAGAACGGTGGCCGCAGGCCTAGCGGGCAACTTTTGGGCTCGTGACATTCAAGGAGTGATAGGGATCCATGAGATTGGCCAATATCTCAGACTTTGGCAAGCCGTGCAGCACATCAGCCTATCAAACCGGCCTGACCGAATGCTCTGGAGATGGACGGCTAGTGGCACCTATACGGCACGGTCTTGCTACGCTGCAACCTTCCACGGGTCCATGAAATGCCCCTCCTGGAAGCTTACCTGGAAGAGCTGGGCACCGCGCCGCGTCCATTTCTTTCACTGGTTGGCCAGCCAGGACCGGTGTTGGACAGCGTGCAGCACCATCCACGATACCTTCACAACCGCCAAGCACGTTTACGCGGCAAACCTGGCACGACGTGCTGGCTTGGGCGAGGATACCTTCACAACCGCCAAGCAATGAGCCCACCCTCACGGACTGGTGGCAACGAACGAAAGGGCAGACCCCACATGCGCTACGGAAAGGCCTGCAATCCATCGCCATGCTCGTCCCTTGGATGATCTGGAAACAGCGCAATGAGTGCGTCTTCGAGAATGCGCGCCCCTCGGTTACCACACTCGTAGATAGGATTAAGGCCGAAGCCAAATGTTGGGCACAAGCTGGCTCACTGGGTCTCAGGGTAGTCCTTCCCACTAACTGGGATGTTCACTGATAGGGTGCTAACCCATGTAACCACCACCTCCTAGGAGGTTTGTATCTTCTCATCTTTTCAATGAAATGAAATGCAAAGAGTCCTTTGTGTTTTCTcgaaaaaaataaaatttattacACTGGTGTTTTTGTTTGCTTTTATATTTGTTCATTTCTGCTAATCCATGACTAAGAACATGTGTTATGTATCTGTATTTATTCTCTTGCAAGTTGCAACTTCTTTCCTACTCGATGCTTATAGGTTTGTTTTTGTGTACTGAATCAGGTCTTGGTTACTGGCTCCCTTCATCTCGTTGGTGATGTCTTAAGATTGATTAAGACCTGATTCTCCTTGCGTCCCGTTGGTGATGTCTCGAGATTTCTCAAGTAAATTTGGTTGGAATACAAGGTTCAGATTGAAGTGTCTGTTTACTAGACCACCATACACCGGAGCCTATCGTTTTTTATGATTGGCATCCACAATACAACTACCTGGCTGAAGAATGGGAGACTTAAAGGCCTTTTTATTCTGACGTGGACTAGGCGCAAACATGTTGTACTACCTCATTTTTTGTTTCTGCCTATGTGGGCGCTTGTACAACACTGTAGCCCATTTTTGTTCAAATATATTTGCTCTGCTTTGGAGTGTACAAACAGCGAACTATATTATGATATGAATAACCATGCAAATTTTCAAACTTGGAATAACAATGTTTTCCAAGCTTCGATTTCTTCAAAAATTATTGTGTCAAATCCGAATATCCTTCATACCGGCATTCCTTGTTGGAAGATAGAGAACAGACTGACTAATTGTCAGGTAATTTTCCTGCACATCCATCGTAACTTTACTTTGCATTGAAGCAGACAGGACTGACAGGTCACTCTTTTGCAGAACAAATTCTTGGGACTGAAGCTAGATCAGAGGTATCCtgattgcttgttggtttgtggcTCTGAGAAAACAGAGTATGTACATAATGTGAATACAAATTTGTAATGTTTCACCTTCATTTCTTTTGTTTCTCCAGTTCATAGACTAAAGCTAGTAGCAACTTAACTGTTCATTTATATAATTCTAGGAGTTATCTTTTTGCGCCTTGAATTTTTATATAAGCTTTTTGCTGCATCGTTTCTTTGTTTCTGAAAAGCGGTTCGGGTTCAAGGCCAAACAAGGTCTTGGCGTTTATTCATTGTATATTCAAGTGCATGTTATTTGATATTTATCATATGTGCTGTAAACGAGCATGTTTTTTCTGGTTATATTGAGAATGCATGTGTGTCTTTCTGGGTGCACTAAGAATAGATTTAACATCGACCACCTTCTTCGTCCAAGAAAAACTTGACCGATAGATAACAACGCCTTCTAATTTCGCAATACTTCTCCCTATGTCTTGGACTATTGTTAGTATTTAGTTATCTTTGGACACTAAATATAGTTGACCACTTTGTATAGGAGAATAACCACAAATTAGAACCGTGCAAGGAGTAATCTCCAAAGTTAGCATTATGACGTGGCACATCTATTCTCATCTCTGACCTTTTCCTGTGGCTTGGTGTTAGAGCCTAGCCTTTTCTATTTTTCCTTCTGCCTCTCCCAAATCCGGTTTCAGGCATTCATTTAAAGCCTTCCACTGCTTCTGGGTCCAACCTCTCTTTGGCTTTCATCTGCTTCTATTAGGTCGCAGATCGAGAGCCGAAGACAGGTTATCTTGATAGCATTAGAAGGCTTGAGCCAGACAACTCttgtcagcaactgagtggcatATTTCGCTAGGTTTCACCACCAAGAATATCAAGATGACATTCTATGGTACACAGGACAAGTGCAAGGCTTGTGACAAGACCGTTCATTTCATTGACCTCCTTACTGCGGATGGCATTCCCTACCACAAGTATTGCTTCAAATGCAGCCATTGCAAAGGCACTCTTTCGGTAATGCCCCCTTCTTGACATTTGCTGTCGGATGCATCAGTTTCTCACATCCCTTTGCTCTGTGATCTTCTGAATTATGTCATGTGCATGAGCTCACGTTGAACTGCACTATTTCTAGATGTGCAGCTACTCCTCCATGGATGGAGTTCTTTTCTGCAAGACTCATTTTGAGCAGCTTTTCAAGGAAACAGGCAGCTTCAAGAAAAACTTCCCCACATGTAAGTTTGTCCTGCATTGCTCTTCCCGCTGTTGTTTTGTTTGCAATTACAACAGAAATCTCATCACATTGTACTTGTTCTTTTTTTTTTGTTCAGGCGCAAAGGCAAATAATGAGCAGGTATTGCTTTCTCGCCATTCTGTGGGCCACACTTATATTTGTTGTGAAATGATTATGAAAAAATATATATTGCAGCCTGATAGGTTATCCTTTGCTGCTGATTTAATACGAGTATTTCGTAGAGTACAATCAGCAATATCATTatttcccaatttgtcacagatTGCAGCTCATAATTCGTTTTTTTTCCTACAGTCTAAGGTCCCAAACAAGTATGGCTCTGTGTTCTGTGGAACTCAGGACAAGTGTGCTGCCTGCAAGAAGACTGTGTACCCATTGGAGAAGGTAAGAAATTCCCGTTCTTGAACGATTAAGCCGGTCGCGATTAAGCAGTGGAAACTT is drawn from Aegilops tauschii subsp. strangulata cultivar AL8/78 chromosome 1, Aet v6.0, whole genome shotgun sequence and contains these coding sequences:
- the LOC109773666 gene encoding LIM domain-containing protein PLIM2b isoform X3; amino-acid sequence: MCSYSSMDGVLFCKTHFEQLFKETGSFKKNFPTCKFVLHCSSRCCFVCNYNRNLITLYLFFFFCSGAKANNEQSKVPNKYGSVFCGTQDKCAACKKTVYPLEKMTLEGEPYHKTCFKCAHGGCILTTASYASLNGILYCQNHFWQLFKETGSYSNLLKPASKNAEEPEAAKEEEQAPEAVEDQVPEAVEDQEHS
- the LOC109773666 gene encoding LIM domain-containing protein PLIM2b isoform X2, whose translation is MTFYGTQDKCKACDKTVHFIDLLTADGIPYHKYCFKCSHCKGTLSMCSYSSMDGVLFCKTHFEQLFKETGSFKKNFPTCAKANNEQSKVPNKYGSVFCGTQDKCAACKKTVYPLEKMTLEGEPYHKTCFKCAHGGCILTTASYASLNGILYCQNHFWQLFKETGSYSNLLKPASKNAEEPEAAKEEEQAPEAVEDQVPEAVEDQEHS
- the LOC109773666 gene encoding LIM domain-containing protein PLIM2b isoform X1, with protein sequence MTFYGTQDKCKACDKTVHFIDLLTADGIPYHKYCFKCSHCKGTLSMCSYSSMDGVLFCKTHFEQLFKETGSFKKNFPTCKFVLHCSSRCCFVCNYNRNLITLYLFFFFCSGAKANNEQSKVPNKYGSVFCGTQDKCAACKKTVYPLEKMTLEGEPYHKTCFKCAHGGCILTTASYASLNGILYCQNHFWQLFKETGSYSNLLKPASKNAEEPEAAKEEEQAPEAVEDQVPEAVEDQEHS